Genomic DNA from Desulfurobacterium indicum:
AATATCTCAGGAATTACTCTATCCTGAGAGATGAGTATGTAAGGAGGCTACAACATGTTATCAAGAAAAACAATCTTCAGCAGTTTGATAACTGCATTTATGATAACTGCACTGTTAAGCTGTAAAGCCTTTGCCGGATACGCAACCATTCTCATTTACCACAAGTTCGGTGAAAAAAAAAGTCCCTCCACTTCTGTCTCCATAAAAGACTTCAAAAAACAGATGAAATACCTTAAAACCCATGGATACAAAGTCGTTCCGCTTAAAACAATAGTAGATTACCTCTATAAAAGACAGCCGATACCCGATAAAACCGTTGCTATTACTATTGACGACGGTTACCGCTCCACAATGAAAGCATTTAAAATACTCAAAAAATACAACTTTCCTTTCACTCTTTTCCTGTATGCAGAAGGGGTAGCAAGATTCCCTGCCTATCTTACGAAAGGGGAACTAAGAGAAATTTCGAAGTATCCAAAAGTGACGTTTGGAAATCACTCTTATAAACATTTCCGATTTGCAAAGATGATAAAGACAATGCCCCTTGATAAATACGTTAAAATGATAGAAAAAGATACACTGAAGGCAGAAAAAAGGATAGAAAAACTAACGGGACAAAAACCGGCATTTTACGCATTCCCCTACGGCGAATATAACAGAGTTTATATAGAAACACTAAAAAAGTTAGGATTTAAGGCCCTATTTTCCCAGGACGATTCTGCCGTTTCTTCTCTTACATCACCTTTTCTCATACCGAGAAAGCCCGTAGTCGGAAGCTGGAGCAAAATGATAAAGTTTGAA
This window encodes:
- a CDS encoding polysaccharide deacetylase family protein, encoding MLSRKTIFSSLITAFMITALLSCKAFAGYATILIYHKFGEKKSPSTSVSIKDFKKQMKYLKTHGYKVVPLKTIVDYLYKRQPIPDKTVAITIDDGYRSTMKAFKILKKYNFPFTLFLYAEGVARFPAYLTKGELREISKYPKVTFGNHSYKHFRFAKMIKTMPLDKYVKMIEKDTLKAEKRIEKLTGQKPAFYAFPYGEYNRVYIETLKKLGFKALFSQDDSAVSSLTSPFLIPRKPVVGSWSKMIKFERMLKKEPLPVIKHIPPIGYIKSDMVDIEAVIKNPKSYKSCQIYISEKGWMRAKKKGNTIKLGKLIKITKWKNRISVECYDKKTKRFANYIWMIIH